The Sulfurospirillum halorespirans DSM 13726 genome has a window encoding:
- the dnaJ gene encoding molecular chaperone DnaJ, whose translation MDLEYYEILEISRSADAAEIKKAYRKLALQFHPDRNQGDKEAEEKFKAINEAYQVLSDEQKRSTYDRYGKSGLDSQGFSHFSDMRYEDIMGDLGSIFESVFGGGFGSSGGFGGGGSKQNRKYNLDLEAEVTLAFNEAIFGCKKEVSFSYKKPCETCDGTGSKDKAKATCKECKGKGQVFYRQGFMTFSQTCPACNGKGSVVTNPCPSCNGKGFSQVDDKVTIDIPEGIDNNNRIRVAGKGNIDERGTRGDLYILVHVKEDEHFVRHNDDIYIEVPIFFTQVALGQTIKIPTIRGETELELPLGAKDKQQFIFKKEGVKNVHTHQLGGMIAQISIRYPKKLTKEQKEMLEKLQAEFGIETKHKDEKFESVFDKIKSWFD comes from the coding sequence GTGGATCTAGAATATTACGAAATATTGGAAATAAGTAGATCTGCAGATGCTGCAGAGATTAAAAAAGCATACCGAAAATTAGCGTTGCAATTCCATCCTGACCGCAACCAAGGTGACAAAGAGGCTGAAGAGAAATTTAAAGCGATCAATGAAGCCTACCAAGTCTTAAGTGACGAGCAAAAACGCTCCACGTATGATCGTTACGGTAAATCAGGACTCGACTCCCAAGGCTTTAGCCACTTCTCAGATATGCGCTATGAAGACATCATGGGTGATCTTGGCTCCATCTTCGAGTCTGTCTTTGGCGGAGGATTTGGTAGCAGCGGTGGTTTCGGTGGCGGTGGATCAAAACAAAATCGCAAATACAACCTCGACCTCGAAGCTGAAGTCACGCTAGCGTTTAATGAAGCCATTTTTGGATGCAAAAAAGAGGTCAGTTTCTCCTATAAAAAACCCTGCGAGACGTGTGATGGTACCGGAAGCAAAGACAAAGCTAAGGCAACATGTAAAGAGTGTAAAGGTAAAGGACAAGTCTTTTATCGACAAGGGTTTATGACCTTTTCTCAAACTTGCCCTGCGTGTAATGGTAAAGGCAGCGTTGTCACCAATCCATGCCCAAGCTGTAACGGCAAAGGCTTTAGTCAAGTGGACGATAAAGTCACCATCGACATTCCTGAGGGCATCGATAACAACAACCGCATTCGCGTAGCAGGCAAAGGGAACATCGATGAGCGTGGAACACGCGGTGATCTTTACATCTTAGTGCATGTTAAAGAAGATGAGCATTTTGTACGCCATAATGATGATATTTACATCGAAGTCCCCATCTTTTTCACCCAAGTAGCCCTAGGTCAAACGATCAAAATTCCAACGATTCGTGGCGAAACCGAACTCGAACTTCCTTTGGGCGCGAAAGATAAACAGCAGTTTATTTTTAAAAAAGAGGGCGTCAAAAATGTGCATACCCATCAACTAGGTGGCATGATCGCACAAATTTCGATTCGCTACCCTAAAAAGCTGACCAAAGAGCAAAAAGAGATGCTTGAGAAACTCCAAGCAGAATTTGGCATTGAAACCAAACACAAAGATGAAAAATTTGAAAGCGTCTTCGATAAAATCAAAAGCTGGTTTGACTAA
- a CDS encoding Spy/CpxP family protein refolding chaperone — protein sequence MKKTILTLATLVALGTTGAFAYGMSGNCQEMQPGMGMNGGKMMLGQGMRGAKGDMMGIPMLEKLNLTDDQEHKLDVLRSEFKLEMTKLRDPKMMTKMQDLMSGESFNKKEFIKLNNEMHEKMVAVQADHMEKVFNILTKEQRAELKTLMSQKPSRPAPGQAPAPVSK from the coding sequence ATGAAAAAAACAATCTTAACACTAGCAACGTTGGTTGCGCTTGGAACGACGGGTGCTTTTGCTTATGGCATGAGTGGTAACTGCCAAGAGATGCAGCCTGGTATGGGTATGAATGGTGGCAAAATGATGCTAGGACAAGGAATGCGTGGTGCTAAAGGTGATATGATGGGCATACCGATGCTTGAAAAACTCAATCTTACCGATGATCAAGAGCATAAACTCGATGTTTTACGCAGTGAATTTAAACTCGAAATGACAAAATTACGTGACCCAAAAATGATGACTAAAATGCAAGATCTCATGAGTGGTGAGAGCTTCAACAAAAAAGAGTTCATTAAACTGAACAATGAAATGCACGAAAAAATGGTAGCCGTTCAAGCCGATCACATGGAAAAAGTGTTTAACATTTTAACCAAAGAACAACGTGCTGAACTTAAAACATTGATGAGCCAAAAACCTAGCAGACCCGCTCCTGGGCAAGCACCTGCGCCTGTCAGTAAATAA
- a CDS encoding SLAC1 anion channel family protein, translated as MEVMQEVEQNRLKFFPIMMYATVMGMSGLTIMYQKAALWLGFSALIGEVLMAITTLLFGVISVIYITKFLKYRAAVKKEFSHPVRINFFAAVSISMLMLAIIYKEHYPFVAALFWYPGAALHFYLTMHTISFWINNNQELDHSNPAWFIPIVGNVLIPVAGVGFASQGVLLYFFSTGIFFWVILFAILLNRIIFHHQMANKFMPTMFILIAPPAVGFIAYVKIYEVVDTFAMILFNLALFFTFLIAFMYKNFIKIKFFISWWAFVFPVAAMAISTMLMYQQTQDLPLLVLAYTMIALTSVIITIVIYQTLIHMQKGDICVQE; from the coding sequence ATGGAAGTGATGCAAGAAGTGGAGCAAAATAGGCTCAAATTTTTCCCCATTATGATGTACGCAACGGTTATGGGTATGAGTGGTTTGACCATCATGTACCAAAAAGCTGCCCTTTGGCTAGGCTTTTCAGCGTTGATTGGCGAGGTGTTAATGGCGATCACAACACTGCTGTTTGGTGTGATCAGTGTGATTTACATCACAAAGTTTTTGAAGTACCGTGCTGCTGTTAAAAAAGAGTTTAGCCATCCGGTGCGTATTAATTTTTTTGCAGCGGTTTCAATCTCTATGCTTATGTTGGCGATTATCTACAAAGAGCATTATCCCTTTGTGGCAGCCTTGTTTTGGTACCCAGGTGCGGCGCTTCATTTTTACTTAACGATGCACACGATCTCGTTTTGGATCAACAACAACCAAGAGTTGGATCACTCCAATCCTGCGTGGTTTATCCCCATTGTGGGCAATGTCCTCATTCCTGTGGCAGGTGTTGGGTTTGCAAGCCAAGGTGTGTTGCTCTATTTCTTTAGCACGGGCATCTTCTTTTGGGTGATTTTGTTTGCTATTTTGCTCAATCGCATCATTTTTCACCACCAGATGGCAAACAAATTTATGCCAACGATGTTTATTCTTATCGCACCACCTGCGGTTGGGTTTATTGCCTATGTGAAGATTTATGAGGTGGTTGACACCTTTGCGATGATCTTATTTAATCTCGCACTTTTTTTCACCTTCTTGATCGCCTTTATGTATAAAAATTTTATCAAAATCAAGTTTTTTATCTCATGGTGGGCGTTTGTCTTCCCTGTGGCGGCAATGGCAATTAGTACGATGCTCATGTACCAACAAACGCAAGATCTGCCCTTGTTGGTGCTTGCGTATACGATGATTGCGCTCACAAGCGTTATTATCACGATCGTCATTTATCAAACGTTGATTCACATGCAAAAAGGTGACATCTGCGTTCAAGAGTAA
- a CDS encoding DUF6858 family protein — MQKTIFMDKYPLYSLIIQKSETGYENVGQIIAYFKEKISEHPIAKFIAVFDHYAHTKSLGGEIMEGLKDAQNIIFCFGPMIPNTKIVAVRPRSIAVCELEASFIIEFLEAPKEEMHALMESWTKALVEVK, encoded by the coding sequence ATGCAAAAAACAATTTTTATGGACAAATACCCACTCTATTCGCTGATCATTCAAAAAAGTGAGACGGGTTATGAAAACGTTGGGCAGATCATTGCCTATTTTAAAGAGAAGATCAGTGAGCATCCTATCGCAAAATTTATCGCGGTGTTTGACCATTATGCGCATACAAAATCCTTAGGTGGTGAGATCATGGAAGGGCTCAAAGATGCTCAAAATATCATCTTCTGCTTTGGTCCGATGATTCCTAATACCAAAATCGTCGCTGTGCGCCCTCGCAGCATTGCCGTTTGCGAATTAGAAGCCTCTTTTATCATCGAATTTTTAGAAGCACCCAAAGAGGAGATGCACGCCTTGATGGAATCTTGGACAAAAGCGCTTGTTGAAGTTAAATAG
- a CDS encoding DUF4492 domain-containing protein, with product MNFRFWIALYKEGFSHLRVGKTLWKVIFIKLLVMLVLFKGLFFNETLHTLFEDETQKSEYVLDNLTKDIK from the coding sequence ATGAATTTTCGATTTTGGATAGCTCTCTATAAAGAGGGTTTTAGCCATTTGAGGGTTGGAAAAACATTGTGGAAAGTGATTTTTATTAAGCTTTTGGTGATGCTAGTTCTTTTCAAAGGACTCTTCTTCAACGAAACCTTGCATACGCTCTTTGAAGATGAGACGCAAAAAAGCGAGTATGTATTAGATAATTTAACAAAGGATATCAAGTGA
- a CDS encoding cytochrome ubiquinol oxidase subunit I has translation MNELASVDWSRAQFALTAIYHFLFVPLTLGLSFLVAIMETLYVKTGDLEWKKATKFWMTLFAINFAIGVATGLIMEFEFGTNWANYSWFVGDIFGAPLAVEGILAFFMESTFFAVMFFGWNKVSKGFHLLSTWLVALGSNLSAFWILVANGWMQYPVGMVFNPDSARNEMANFFDVLLSPVAIAKFLHTVASGYVIGSLFVVGICAWFLLKKRHLHFAKRSMLVGASFGLLTSLFLTLSGDESAYQVAQHQPVKLAAMEGIYKGEHRAGLIAFAFLNPDKKIGDDLHPFIGDIEIPYLLSFLGYRNIEAFVPGLDDLVYGNPSKGVVSASERIESGKIALSALKSYREAKKEGNAALMQESHTLLTTHMPNFGYGYLDRPEQIVPPIALTFYTFHLMVSLGMWFLALFIIVLFLLMKREIMRYKPILYAALWSIPLGYIAAECGWIVAEVGRQPWAIQDLMPVHIAATNLGSGNVMISFTLFAILFTLLLIAEIKIMVKQIAIGPDGGH, from the coding sequence GTGAATGAACTCGCTTCGGTGGATTGGAGTAGGGCGCAATTTGCGCTGACCGCCATCTACCATTTTTTATTTGTTCCCTTAACATTGGGGCTCAGTTTTTTAGTGGCAATTATGGAGACACTTTATGTCAAAACGGGTGATCTGGAGTGGAAAAAAGCAACCAAGTTTTGGATGACGCTTTTTGCCATAAACTTTGCTATCGGCGTTGCTACAGGGCTCATTATGGAGTTTGAATTTGGTACCAACTGGGCGAATTATTCGTGGTTTGTCGGTGACATCTTTGGCGCACCGCTTGCGGTAGAAGGCATTTTAGCCTTTTTTATGGAGTCCACCTTTTTTGCCGTCATGTTTTTTGGCTGGAACAAAGTCAGTAAAGGCTTTCATCTGCTCTCGACGTGGTTGGTTGCCCTTGGCTCCAACCTCTCTGCCTTTTGGATTTTGGTGGCGAACGGTTGGATGCAGTATCCTGTTGGGATGGTGTTTAATCCAGACAGTGCGCGCAACGAGATGGCAAACTTTTTTGATGTTTTGCTCTCACCTGTGGCGATTGCAAAGTTTTTGCATACGGTTGCAAGTGGCTATGTGATTGGATCGTTGTTTGTTGTGGGCATCTGCGCATGGTTTTTACTTAAAAAACGCCATCTTCATTTTGCCAAACGCAGTATGCTTGTGGGAGCATCCTTTGGTTTACTCACCTCCCTTTTTTTAACCCTCAGTGGTGATGAGAGTGCCTATCAGGTTGCACAACATCAACCGGTTAAGCTTGCGGCGATGGAAGGGATTTATAAAGGAGAACATCGTGCGGGTCTTATTGCGTTTGCCTTTTTAAATCCTGATAAAAAAATAGGCGATGATCTACACCCTTTTATCGGTGATATTGAGATACCGTATCTTCTCTCGTTTCTAGGATACCGCAACATTGAGGCGTTTGTACCAGGTTTAGATGATTTGGTGTATGGCAATCCCTCAAAAGGGGTCGTATCGGCAAGCGAGCGTATCGAAAGTGGCAAAATAGCGCTGAGTGCGCTTAAGAGCTATCGTGAAGCGAAAAAAGAGGGTAATGCGGCTTTAATGCAAGAATCCCACACGCTTTTAACGACGCACATGCCCAATTTTGGTTATGGTTATTTGGACAGACCTGAGCAGATCGTGCCTCCCATTGCACTAACGTTTTACACGTTCCATCTGATGGTCAGTCTTGGTATGTGGTTTCTAGCGCTGTTTATCATTGTACTTTTTCTCTTAATGAAGCGTGAGATAATGCGTTATAAACCTATTTTGTATGCAGCGCTTTGGAGCATTCCTTTGGGTTATATTGCCGCTGAGTGCGGCTGGATTGTGGCGGAGGTTGGCAGGCAACCGTGGGCGATTCAAGACTTGATGCCAGTCCACATTGCTGCAACGAACTTAGGCAGTGGGAATGTGATGATCTCATTTACCCTATTTGCCATACTTTTTACCCTTTTGTTGATTGCTGAGATTAAGATCATGGTGAAGCAAATCGCAATCGGCCCTGATGGAGGTCACTGA
- a CDS encoding cytochrome d ubiquinol oxidase subunit II: MFELLSLLQLQQLWWIIVSLLGGIFAFLLFVQGGQTFLFSLPANETEKTMLVNSLGRKWELGFTTLVLFGGALFAAFPLFYATSFGGAYWVWLAILFCFIIQAVSYEYRKKPDNFLGTKTYECFLYLNGSLGVLLLGIAISTFFSGAAFHLDENRFVFWDNPLRGLEALQNPFNYLLAFTLFFLSRIGAGLYFINTIDHDALHVKIKTMLRSQTLLFLLFFASFMGWILTKEGFAYDPLTKVVMIVPYHYANNFAQMPWVLALFCLGVCLVVFGVLRTLFSTNKTSIKPFGVGVVFTVMALFLTVGLNYTVFYPSLSDLSSSLHIENASGSFYTLTTMSYLGLMIPFVVAYIAYAWYAMNRVKITEAEMNDSSQHHY; the protein is encoded by the coding sequence ATGTTTGAACTACTCTCTTTGCTTCAATTGCAACAGTTGTGGTGGATTATTGTAAGCCTTTTAGGAGGCATTTTTGCGTTTTTACTGTTTGTACAAGGGGGTCAAACCTTCCTGTTTTCCCTTCCTGCCAATGAAACAGAAAAAACGATGTTGGTCAACTCTTTGGGGCGAAAATGGGAGCTTGGCTTTACCACGTTGGTTCTCTTTGGCGGTGCTTTATTTGCGGCATTTCCTCTTTTTTACGCGACCAGTTTTGGGGGTGCGTATTGGGTCTGGCTTGCCATTTTGTTCTGTTTTATCATTCAAGCGGTCAGTTACGAATACCGAAAAAAGCCTGATAATTTTTTAGGAACGAAAACATACGAATGCTTTTTGTATCTCAATGGAAGCTTAGGTGTTTTACTCTTAGGTATTGCCATCAGCACCTTTTTTAGCGGAGCAGCGTTTCATCTCGATGAGAACCGCTTTGTCTTTTGGGATAATCCTTTACGGGGGCTAGAAGCGCTACAAAATCCATTTAATTATCTTTTAGCATTCACGCTTTTCTTTCTTTCGCGCATCGGTGCAGGGCTTTATTTTATCAACACGATAGACCATGATGCTTTACATGTAAAGATCAAAACGATGCTTAGATCGCAGACGCTGCTCTTCTTACTCTTTTTTGCAAGCTTTATGGGTTGGATTCTCACCAAAGAGGGATTTGCCTATGATCCTCTCACCAAAGTGGTGATGATCGTGCCGTACCATTATGCCAACAATTTTGCCCAAATGCCTTGGGTCTTAGCGCTTTTTTGTCTGGGCGTTTGTTTGGTCGTTTTTGGCGTGTTGCGCACCCTTTTTAGCACCAACAAAACAAGCATTAAGCCTTTTGGTGTGGGCGTTGTTTTTACGGTGATGGCACTGTTTCTCACGGTTGGACTGAACTATACCGTTTTTTATCCCTCTTTGAGCGATCTTTCAAGTTCATTGCACATTGAAAATGCGAGCGGAAGCTTCTATACATTGACAACGATGAGTTATTTGGGGTTGATGATTCCGTTTGTTGTGGCATACATTGCTTACGCGTGGTATGCTATGAATCGTGTGAAAATTACGGAAGCAGAGATGAACGACTCTAGCCAACATCACTATTAG
- a CDS encoding response regulator transcription factor, producing the protein MINVLMIEDDAEFAEILSEYLAKYNIKITNYEDPYLGLTAGIKKYDLLILDLTLPGMDGLEVCKEIVAQYDIPIIISSARSDISDKVIGLQIGADDYLPKPYDPKEMYARIQSLIRRYKKSSTLEDQQGASVFLVDEKRHEISFKNEVLSLTPAEYEILSYMIKQNGFSISREQLVYNCKSLKDKGSKSLDVIIGRLRAKIGDDSKSPEYIHSVRGIGYKLVG; encoded by the coding sequence ATGATTAACGTTTTGATGATAGAAGATGATGCTGAATTTGCTGAAATCTTAAGTGAATACCTCGCGAAATACAATATCAAAATCACCAATTATGAAGACCCTTATTTGGGATTAACCGCAGGCATTAAAAAGTACGATCTGCTGATTTTAGATCTGACGTTGCCGGGGATGGATGGACTTGAAGTCTGTAAAGAGATTGTGGCACAGTACGACATTCCCATCATTATCTCCTCAGCGCGCAGTGACATTAGCGACAAAGTGATCGGGCTTCAAATCGGGGCAGATGATTATCTGCCAAAACCGTACGATCCTAAAGAGATGTACGCGCGCATTCAAAGCTTGATCCGTCGTTACAAAAAGAGCTCCACGCTCGAAGATCAGCAAGGAGCGAGTGTCTTTTTGGTCGATGAAAAACGCCATGAGATCTCGTTTAAAAATGAAGTTTTAAGTCTTACCCCTGCTGAGTATGAGATTCTCTCTTACATGATCAAGCAAAATGGTTTTTCGATTTCGCGCGAACAGCTGGTCTACAACTGCAAATCCCTGAAAGATAAAGGTTCTAAGAGTTTAGATGTCATCATCGGACGATTACGTGCCAAAATTGGCGATGACTCGAAGAGTCCGGAATACATCCACTCGGTTCGAGGGATTGGGTATAAGCTGGTTGGATGA